The Pseudomonas alkylphenolica genomic sequence TGGCATAGGCTGTGTTCAGAGGGATCCGCGGATCCACCTGTACCGCCGACGCCGATGGGCGTGAGCCAAATAGTCTTTCAGGATGTTGATTTGAACAAAGCGTTGAATATCGACCACGAACTGCGCGTGGGTACACTGTGAGCGTTTCTTTGAGCCGCCTCGAGCGCCAGCTCGGATACACCTTCAAGAACCAGGAGCTGATGCTGCTGGCCCTGACGCACCGCAGTTTTGCCGGGCGCAACAACGAACGCCTCGAGTTTCTCGGCGATGCGATCCTTAACTTCGTCGCTGGCGAAGCGCTGTTCGAGCGCTTTCCCCAGGCCCGTGAAGGCCAGCTGTCGCGCTTGCGCGCACGGCTGGTCAAGGGCGAGACCCTGGCCGTGCTGGCCCGTGGTTTCGACCTCGGTGAGTACCTGCGCCTGGGCTCCGGTGAGCTGAAAAGCGGTGGTTTTCGCCGCGAATCGATCCTGGCTGACGCCCTTGAGGCGTTGATCGGTGCAATCTACCTCGACTCGGACATGCAGACCGCCCGCGAACGCGTGCTGGCCTGGCTGACCGGCGAGTTCGAAAGCCTGACCCTGGTCGATACCAACAAGGACCCGAAAACCCGTCTGCAAGAGTTTTTGCAGTCGCGGGCCTGCGAGCTGCCGCGTTACGAAGTGGTGGATATTCAAGGTGAACCCCATTGCCGGACGTTTTTCGTCGAATGCGAAGTGACCCTTTTGACTGAAAAAAGCCGAGGGCAGGGCGTCAGCCGGCGTATCGCCGAGCAAGTCGCGGCCGCCGCAGCACTGATCGCCCTGGGCGTGGAGAATGGCAATGACTGATACGAATACTACCCGCTGCGGCTATGTTGCCATTGTCGGCCGCCCGAACGTCGGCAAGTCGACCCTGCTCAACCACATCCTCGGCCAGAAGCTGGCGATCACCTCGCGCAAGCCGCAGACCACTCGCCACAATATGCTCGGGATCAAGACCGAGGGTGATATCCAGGCGATCTACGTCGATACCCCGGGTATGCACAAGAGCAACGAAAAGGCGCTCAACCGCTACATGAACAAGACCGCCTCGGCCGCCCTCAAGGACGTCGACGTGGTGATCTTCGTGGTCGACCGTACCAAGTGGACCGACGAAGACCAGCTGGTGCTGGAACGCGTGCAGTACGTGCAGGGCCCGGTGATCCTGGCGATCAACAAGACCGACCGGATCGAAGAGAAGGCCGAGCTGATCCCGCACCTGCAGTGGCTGCAGGAGCAACTGCCGAACGCCGAGATCGTGCCGATCTCCGCGCAGCAGGGGCACAACCTCGAAGCGCTGGAAGGCCTGATCGCCAAGCACCTGCCGGAAAACGATCACTTCTTCCCGGAAGACCAGATCACCGACCGCAGCAGCCGCTTCCTGGCCGCTGAGCTGGTACGCGAAAAGATCATGCGTCAGCTCGGTGCAGAGCTGCCATACCAGATCACCGTGGAAATCGAAGAGTTCAAGCAGCAGGGCAAGATCCTGCACATCCATGCGCTGATCCTGGTCGAGCGCGACGGCCAGAAGAAGATCATCATTGGCGACAAGGGCGAGCGCATCAAGCGTATCGGCTCCGAGGCGCGCAAGGACATGGAAGTGCTGTTCGACGCCAAGGTCATGCTCAACCTCTGGGTCAAGGTCAAAGGCGGCTGGTCCGACGACGAACGCGCCCTGCGTTCGCTGGGCTACGGCGACCTCTGATCGCATCAGGCCCGGCAGCGTCCGCTGTCGGGTCGAACCTTTTCTGAAGCGCTGCTCATGGAACTGCCAGTTGGCCAACCGGCCTACGTGCTGCACAGCCGGGCCTACCGTGAAACCAGTGCGCTGGTGGATTTCCTCACCCCGCAAGGGCGCCTGCGCGCGGTGTTACGCCGTGCGCGTGGCAAGGGCGGCAGCCAGGCCCGACCTTTCGTACCCCTTGAAGTCGAGTTT encodes the following:
- the rnc gene encoding ribonuclease III translates to MSVSLSRLERQLGYTFKNQELMLLALTHRSFAGRNNERLEFLGDAILNFVAGEALFERFPQAREGQLSRLRARLVKGETLAVLARGFDLGEYLRLGSGELKSGGFRRESILADALEALIGAIYLDSDMQTARERVLAWLTGEFESLTLVDTNKDPKTRLQEFLQSRACELPRYEVVDIQGEPHCRTFFVECEVTLLTEKSRGQGVSRRIAEQVAAAAALIALGVENGND
- the era gene encoding GTPase Era, with translation MTDTNTTRCGYVAIVGRPNVGKSTLLNHILGQKLAITSRKPQTTRHNMLGIKTEGDIQAIYVDTPGMHKSNEKALNRYMNKTASAALKDVDVVIFVVDRTKWTDEDQLVLERVQYVQGPVILAINKTDRIEEKAELIPHLQWLQEQLPNAEIVPISAQQGHNLEALEGLIAKHLPENDHFFPEDQITDRSSRFLAAELVREKIMRQLGAELPYQITVEIEEFKQQGKILHIHALILVERDGQKKIIIGDKGERIKRIGSEARKDMEVLFDAKVMLNLWVKVKGGWSDDERALRSLGYGDL